A single genomic interval of Nitrospirota bacterium harbors:
- the galU gene encoding UTP--glucose-1-phosphate uridylyltransferase GalU: protein MTKNPFRFPRKAIIPAAGLGTRFLPATKASPKEMLSLVDKPLIQYVVEEAVASGVEEIIIVTGRGKRAIEDHFDVSFELEENLKNSGKNDILEKLRQISNSAKFCYVRQPEALGLGHAILCAAHLIGDEPFAVLLGDDIIDSEKPTLLRMIELYQRFKAPIVGVHRVPKEEIQQYGVISATPVEKGVYKILDLVEKPAYHEAPSDIAIIGRYILTPEVLKILEKTQPGKNGEIQLTDGLKTFAKTHPSYAFEIEGKRHDAGDKLGLLKANVEFGLKNPEFGKQFQEYLKSLKL from the coding sequence CTGACTAAGAACCCTTTCCGATTTCCGCGTAAGGCCATCATTCCCGCCGCAGGGCTTGGAACACGTTTTCTCCCTGCCACAAAAGCCTCTCCAAAAGAGATGCTTTCTCTGGTAGATAAGCCTTTAATTCAATATGTCGTGGAAGAAGCGGTTGCTTCGGGCGTAGAAGAGATTATTATTGTCACCGGGAGGGGAAAAAGAGCGATCGAAGACCACTTTGATGTTTCCTTTGAGCTGGAAGAAAATCTTAAAAACAGCGGTAAAAATGACATTCTGGAAAAACTGAGGCAGATTTCAAATTCCGCAAAGTTCTGTTACGTTCGACAACCAGAGGCGCTTGGTTTAGGACACGCCATTCTATGCGCTGCCCATTTGATAGGGGATGAGCCCTTTGCCGTTCTTTTAGGGGACGATATCATTGATTCTGAAAAACCTACGCTTTTGCGGATGATTGAACTTTACCAGCGCTTTAAAGCGCCCATTGTCGGCGTTCATCGTGTTCCCAAGGAAGAAATTCAGCAGTATGGCGTTATTTCCGCGACCCCTGTGGAAAAAGGGGTCTACAAAATTCTAGACCTTGTAGAAAAACCGGCGTATCATGAAGCGCCCTCGGATATTGCGATCATCGGCCGTTATATTTTAACGCCGGAAGTGCTTAAAATCCTCGAAAAAACTCAACCGGGGAAAAACGGCGAAATTCAACTGACGGACGGTTTGAAAACATTTGCAAAAACGCATCCTTCTTATGCTTTTGAAATTGAAGGAAAACGGCATGATGCCGGAGACAAACTGGGCTTGTTAAAAGCCAACGTGGAATTCGGATTAAAAAATCCGGAATTTGGCAAACAGTTTCAAGAATATTTAAAATCGCTTAAATTATGA